A genomic segment from Pirellulales bacterium encodes:
- a CDS encoding Gfo/Idh/MocA family oxidoreductase, translating into MHTNTSAVANSKLTLNAGALPSRRQFLGTTALAGAATLAIGRGVHAAGSDRLRIGLVGCGGRGSGAAMDALSADPNCQIVALGDTFADRLESSLAGMQASEYQDRIDVPKDRQFVGFDAYKQVIDSGIDIVLLCTSPHFRPLHLEYAVQAGKHVFCEKPVAVDAAGVRRVLASCAAAKDKKLNIVSGLCYRYEPAKIATMREIHDGRIGDIRAIHVTYLTGELWHHPRDPKWSEMEYQMRNWLYYTWLSGDHIAEQHIHSLDKGAWALGDEAPVSCVSLGGRQTRTDPRFGHIYDHFSSVFEYKNGMRLFSDCRQQNGCHVDVNDLIYGSKGTANIMKHAITGEQPWKFTGKNENMYRAEHAALFQALQSGDTINNGQYMCQSTLMAIMGRLSAYTGRKVTWEEALNSQENLTPKEYSWGDVSIPHEIAMPGITKIA; encoded by the coding sequence ATGCACACCAACACATCCGCCGTTGCCAATTCCAAGCTCACGTTAAATGCTGGTGCTTTACCTTCGCGGCGGCAATTTTTGGGGACGACAGCTTTGGCTGGCGCGGCGACCCTAGCCATTGGCCGAGGCGTGCATGCCGCCGGGTCGGATCGGCTGCGGATTGGACTAGTGGGTTGCGGGGGCCGGGGGAGCGGAGCGGCCATGGACGCCCTAAGCGCCGATCCCAATTGTCAAATTGTCGCCCTGGGGGATACCTTTGCCGACCGGCTGGAAAGTTCGCTCGCGGGGATGCAAGCCAGCGAGTATCAGGACCGCATCGATGTCCCCAAGGATCGCCAATTTGTGGGTTTTGACGCGTACAAGCAGGTTATAGATTCCGGGATAGATATTGTGCTGCTCTGCACATCGCCGCACTTTCGGCCATTGCATTTGGAGTACGCTGTCCAGGCAGGAAAGCATGTCTTTTGTGAAAAACCTGTGGCCGTGGATGCCGCCGGTGTGCGACGGGTTCTGGCTAGTTGCGCCGCGGCCAAGGATAAAAAACTGAATATCGTCTCGGGATTATGCTACCGCTATGAACCGGCCAAAATTGCCACCATGCGGGAAATTCACGACGGCCGCATTGGCGACATTCGCGCAATCCACGTCACTTATCTCACGGGCGAATTATGGCACCATCCCCGTGATCCCAAGTGGAGCGAAATGGAATACCAAATGCGCAATTGGCTTTATTACACCTGGCTCTCCGGGGATCACATTGCCGAACAACACATTCATAGCCTGGACAAAGGGGCCTGGGCCTTGGGCGACGAAGCCCCCGTCAGTTGTGTCAGCCTGGGGGGGCGACAAACCCGCACCGATCCGCGCTTTGGGCATATTTATGATCACTTTAGCTCGGTTTTTGAATATAAAAACGGAATGCGGCTATTTTCCGATTGCCGCCAACAAAACGGCTGCCATGTCGATGTGAATGATCTGATTTATGGCTCCAAGGGGACGGCCAATATCATGAAGCACGCCATTACCGGCGAACAGCCTTGGAAATTTACCGGCAAAAATGAAAATATGTACCGCGCCGAACATGCCGCCCTCTTTCAGGCCCTGCAATCCGGCGACACGATCAATAATGGCCAATATATGTGCCAAAGCACATTAATGGCGATCATGGGCCGCCTGTCCGCCTACACGGGACGCAAAGTCACCTGGGAAGAAGCTCTTAACAGCCAGGAGAACCTGACTCCTAAAGAATATTCCTGGGGAGATGTCAGTATCCCGCACGAAATCGCGATGCCGGGCATCACCAAAATTGCCTAA
- a CDS encoding serine/threonine-protein kinase gives MSAVTAITEIHPPASPALHTLVWEELSRRVDAFCAAWESPDPPLDLRPFLPAEDPTIRRLVLIELIKVDLEYRWVRHDLPKHVEEYGGDFPELLEKGEFPADLIYEEFHLRSQTPAPPPAQEYYHRFPGQEALLRKLIGGETNQTISTLASGRRDPRFEPGEQIDDFDLLLKLGQGAFAGVYLARQRSMQRIVALKISQDKGTESQTLAQLDHPHIVRVYDQRLIPERKLRLMYMQHIPGGTLQQVVERVRSIPPHERTGRLLLECVDAQLRDRGEDIPHESGLRQRLARMSWPQAVCWIGSRLAQALDYAHQRGVLHRDIKPANVLVAADGSPRLADFNVSFSSKVAGITPATFFGGSLAYMSPEQLEATNPQSARQPEELDGRSDIYSLAIMLWELLAGQRPFAEQALSGNWQELLSQLTEMRQRGIPPEQWRQLPAPLPAGLAELLSQCLAPAADQRPATAATLARELELCLQPAARQLFHPRTTGWPNFAQWGRSYPLLLVVLAGLIPNVLLSVLNIIFNLGTVASNYLSFAEFARTIIYPVNGLAYPWGIGLGLWLVWPVITAVSQRRQVAFRPVDALTPPLAPFLPARCLNLGLWIALIVFALWCVSGVAIPILLSRAVEAPQVVPWSSRGLLFGSQLLFGAMSATQVYFLLTWLCLRSFYPVLVPPGGGTLSDQEHLLATERVASRMFFVTLATPFLALACLPLTGTPTDQHFTGVFVVITVFGFVSLALSYFFQRTLQQDIQVLLQTQAPGGGSSWSVGLGDSFFTGSR, from the coding sequence ATGTCCGCCGTGACCGCCATCACCGAGATCCACCCCCCCGCCAGTCCCGCGTTGCACACGCTGGTCTGGGAAGAACTTTCGCGACGGGTGGATGCGTTTTGCGCCGCTTGGGAAAGCCCCGATCCCCCGCTGGATTTGCGGCCATTCTTGCCCGCCGAGGACCCCACCATTCGCCGGTTGGTGCTCATTGAGCTGATCAAAGTTGATCTCGAGTACCGCTGGGTGCGACATGACCTGCCTAAACATGTCGAAGAATACGGCGGCGATTTTCCCGAACTCTTGGAAAAAGGGGAATTTCCCGCGGACCTGATTTATGAGGAATTTCACCTCCGCTCCCAGACCCCCGCGCCGCCACCGGCGCAAGAATATTATCACCGCTTTCCGGGGCAAGAAGCGCTCTTACGCAAATTAATCGGTGGCGAGACTAATCAGACCATTTCTACCCTGGCCAGCGGCCGCCGCGACCCTAGGTTTGAGCCAGGCGAACAAATTGACGATTTTGACTTGTTGCTCAAACTGGGCCAGGGGGCCTTTGCCGGGGTCTATCTGGCCCGCCAGCGGTCGATGCAGCGGATTGTCGCCCTAAAAATTTCACAAGACAAGGGTACCGAATCCCAAACGCTGGCTCAGCTTGACCATCCCCATATTGTTCGTGTTTATGACCAACGGTTGATTCCCGAGCGGAAGCTGCGGCTCATGTACATGCAGCACATTCCCGGGGGAACGCTGCAACAAGTGGTCGAGCGGGTCAGATCCATCCCTCCCCACGAACGGACCGGTCGGCTACTGTTGGAATGCGTGGATGCGCAACTGCGCGACCGGGGCGAAGACATACCGCACGAATCAGGATTGCGTCAGCGCCTGGCCCGCATGTCGTGGCCGCAAGCGGTTTGCTGGATTGGTTCGCGGCTGGCGCAAGCGCTGGATTACGCCCATCAGCGGGGAGTCTTGCACCGCGATATTAAGCCCGCGAATGTGTTGGTGGCGGCGGATGGCTCTCCTCGCTTGGCGGATTTTAATGTTAGCTTTAGTTCCAAGGTGGCGGGTATCACCCCCGCCACGTTTTTTGGCGGTTCGCTGGCGTATATGTCGCCGGAACAATTGGAGGCGACCAATCCCCAGTCCGCGCGTCAACCGGAAGAACTGGACGGGCGGAGCGACATTTACTCCCTGGCAATTATGTTGTGGGAATTGCTGGCCGGGCAGCGCCCGTTTGCCGAACAGGCACTTTCCGGCAATTGGCAGGAACTGCTGTCGCAATTAACCGAAATGCGCCAGCGTGGCATCCCCCCCGAGCAATGGCGGCAATTGCCCGCTCCCCTGCCCGCGGGATTAGCCGAGCTGCTATCGCAGTGTCTGGCTCCGGCGGCCGATCAGCGTCCCGCCACCGCCGCCACCCTCGCCCGGGAACTCGAATTATGCCTGCAACCCGCGGCCCGCCAGTTGTTTCATCCCCGTACCACCGGCTGGCCAAATTTTGCCCAATGGGGGCGGAGCTATCCCCTTTTACTAGTGGTCTTGGCGGGTTTGATACCGAATGTGCTCCTGAGCGTGTTAAATATTATTTTTAACCTTGGCACTGTCGCCAGCAACTATCTGAGCTTTGCCGAATTTGCCCGGACTATCATCTATCCCGTGAACGGGTTGGCGTATCCCTGGGGGATTGGCCTGGGCTTGTGGCTGGTTTGGCCAGTTATCACCGCGGTCAGCCAGCGTCGACAAGTGGCATTTCGCCCTGTGGATGCGTTGACGCCGCCACTCGCTCCGTTTTTGCCCGCGCGCTGTCTAAATTTGGGCCTGTGGATCGCGCTGATAGTCTTTGCCCTGTGGTGCGTGTCGGGCGTGGCAATCCCTATTTTACTGAGCCGAGCCGTGGAAGCTCCCCAGGTGGTTCCCTGGTCCTCGCGCGGGTTGCTGTTTGGGTCGCAACTGTTGTTTGGCGCGATGTCCGCGACGCAGGTTTATTTTTTGTTGACGTGGCTCTGCCTGCGCAGCTTTTACCCGGTGCTGGTCCCGCCTGGGGGTGGAACACTCTCTGATCAAGAACATCTGCTGGCGACCGAACGCGTGGCCAGCAGAATGTTTTTTGTGACATTGGCCACGCCGTTTTTAGCACTTGCCTGCTTACCCCTGACAGGAACCCCCACCGATCAACATTTCACCGGCGTCTTTGTCGTCATCACGGTGTTTGGGTTTGTTAGCTTGGCGCTGAGTTATTTTTTTCAGCGCACCCTGCAACAAGACATTCAGGTTTTGTTGCAAACGCAAGCCCCCGGTGGCGGCTCCTCGTGGAGCGTGGGCCTGGGGGATTCATTTTTTACGGGATCGCGTTAG
- a CDS encoding A/G-specific adenine glycosylase, which translates to MKKLSPAPHRETSVPLSANWLKNVRRRLLDWFEGAQRPLPWRSTRDPYAIWLSEIMLQQTTVATVTPAYRRFLIAFPTLADLAAASESQVLRAWEGLGYYRRARQLHSAAQILMRDHQGIFPRDPRQILALPGIGRYTAGAIASIAFDLPEPILEANTYRVWARLLGETRPVRHTATQARLWEAAAKIHSSRKTGAGQLNQALMELGSQICLPKVPGCLICPVQSLCAAYQSGQVAQIPAAEAGTNWTLRHEGAVIVSEERGLLMTQYADGVRWAGLWDVPRVVFSTGESIPTEIAVPWEKPWTNTLKKILATKVPGRWRIGPWFRRFKHTVTRYKITLDVWQANWRGKTSLGPKSFDPREYRDVRWVPLDQLAGLPLSTTGRKIVNEYLGEN; encoded by the coding sequence GTGAAAAAGTTATCCCCCGCCCCCCACCGCGAAACTTCCGTGCCGCTTTCCGCCAACTGGCTAAAGAACGTACGGCGGCGATTGCTGGACTGGTTTGAGGGGGCACAACGACCGCTTCCCTGGCGGAGCACGCGAGATCCCTACGCTATTTGGCTTAGCGAGATCATGCTGCAACAGACCACCGTGGCGACGGTTACTCCCGCGTATCGGCGGTTTTTAATCGCCTTTCCCACATTGGCCGACTTGGCCGCCGCTTCTGAATCCCAAGTGCTGCGGGCGTGGGAAGGGTTAGGCTATTATCGCCGTGCCAGGCAACTACACTCGGCCGCTCAAATCCTGATGCGCGATCATCAGGGGATATTTCCCCGTGACCCACGGCAGATCTTGGCATTGCCCGGCATCGGGCGTTACACCGCCGGAGCGATCGCCTCGATCGCCTTTGATTTGCCCGAACCCATTCTTGAAGCCAATACCTACCGTGTTTGGGCACGGCTACTAGGGGAAACTCGCCCCGTGCGTCATACCGCAACCCAGGCCCGCTTGTGGGAAGCGGCCGCAAAAATCCACTCCTCCCGAAAAACCGGAGCCGGACAGCTTAATCAGGCGCTTATGGAATTGGGTAGCCAAATCTGTCTGCCCAAGGTCCCGGGCTGCTTAATTTGTCCGGTACAGAGTCTGTGCGCGGCCTATCAGAGCGGCCAAGTAGCGCAGATCCCCGCGGCGGAAGCAGGTACCAACTGGACACTCCGCCATGAAGGGGCGGTGATCGTCAGCGAGGAGCGCGGCTTGCTCATGACGCAATACGCGGATGGAGTCCGCTGGGCGGGCTTGTGGGATGTGCCGCGGGTGGTATTTTCCACTGGAGAATCAATCCCCACGGAAATAGCGGTCCCCTGGGAAAAACCCTGGACAAACACTCTAAAGAAGATCCTCGCAACCAAAGTACCGGGACGCTGGCGGATTGGTCCATGGTTCCGGCGTTTTAAGCATACCGTCACACGCTATAAAATTACGCTGGATGTCTGGCAGGCCAACTGGCGGGGAAAAACAAGCCTTGGTCCAAAATCGTTTGATCCCCGCGAGTATCGCGATGTCCGCTGGGTGCCCTTGGACCAGTTAGCCGGTTTGCCGCTTTCAACGACGGGGCGCAAGATCGTGAATGAGTATTTGGGCGAGAATTAA
- a CDS encoding prephenate dehydrogenase, giving the protein MGKPLYSTVAIVGVGLIGGSLGLALRERKLARRVVGIGRHTQSLAEAESLGAISVGTTDLAAGVKDAELIILATPVASIVPLAREIASLAAENAIMTDCGSTKRQIVRDLVKNYPRGIQFVGSHPLAGGEKQGPLAAKADLLNGKYVVLTPGTKQSAESSAVLAVADFWTSLGATVVFMSPREHDKSLAAVSHLPHLAAAALARMTSMADLPLCATGWRDTTRIAAGDARLWTEIALSNQDYLVAALEKYQRELALFTRALAVGDTRKLEQLFQQAKERRDAVGS; this is encoded by the coding sequence ATGGGTAAACCGTTGTACTCGACCGTGGCGATTGTGGGCGTGGGGCTGATCGGTGGCTCGCTGGGCTTGGCCCTCCGGGAACGTAAACTGGCCCGCCGGGTGGTGGGAATCGGTCGGCATACGCAGTCTTTGGCCGAGGCGGAATCGTTAGGGGCGATCAGTGTCGGAACCACGGATTTGGCCGCAGGGGTCAAAGACGCGGAATTGATTATCTTGGCGACGCCCGTGGCCAGCATTGTCCCTTTGGCACGGGAAATTGCCTCGTTGGCCGCTGAAAACGCCATCATGACCGACTGCGGTAGCACGAAACGACAAATCGTGCGAGATTTGGTCAAAAATTACCCCCGCGGGATACAATTTGTCGGCAGTCACCCCCTGGCGGGAGGAGAAAAGCAAGGCCCCTTGGCGGCCAAGGCGGATTTGCTGAATGGCAAATACGTGGTGCTAACCCCTGGTACAAAGCAGTCGGCGGAGTCCTCCGCGGTGCTGGCGGTGGCGGACTTTTGGACATCATTAGGGGCAACCGTGGTGTTCATGTCCCCGCGGGAACATGACAAATCGCTGGCCGCGGTCAGCCATTTGCCACATCTGGCGGCGGCGGCCCTGGCCCGCATGACCAGCATGGCGGATTTGCCCCTGTGCGCCACGGGCTGGCGGGACACCACCCGCATTGCCGCGGGCGACGCCCGCCTATGGACCGAGATTGCCCTCTCTAACCAAGATTACCTGGTGGCGGCCCTCGAAAAATATCAGCGTGAATTAGCCCTCTTCACGCGGGCTTTGGCCGTGGGGGATACGCGTAAACTCGAACAATTATTTCAGCAGGCGAAGGAGCGACGCGATGCTGTGGGAAGTTGA